A section of the Maylandia zebra isolate NMK-2024a linkage group LG8, Mzebra_GT3a, whole genome shotgun sequence genome encodes:
- the fasn gene encoding fatty acid synthase, with protein sequence MDEIVIAGISGRLPESSNLEEFWENLINGVDMVTEDNRRWTPGLYGLPKRNGKLKDISHFDAAFFGVHPKQANSMDPQLRLMLEIAYEAIVDGGLNPATLRGSKTGVYIGVSGSEAGEAFSRDPEELLGYSMTGCQRGMLANRLSYFFDFSGPSTAIDTACSSSLLALENAFHAIRQGHCDAALVGGVNLLLKPNTSVQFMKLGMLSPEGTCKSFDASGNGYCRSEAAVAVLLTKRPAARRVYATVINAGNNTDGYKEQGVTFPSGEMQQRLVRSLYQEASVSPEQVEYIEAHGTGTKVGDPQEVNGIVSVFCESKREPLLIGSTKSNMGHPEPASGLAALAKVLLSLERGVWAPNLHFLHPNPDIPALTDGRVRVVDRPVPVRGGIVGINSFGFGGSNVHVILRPAEKTAASASPGKLPRMLQACGRTETAVSSVLQKGKEHAADDAFLSLLNEVSGAPAASMPYRGFALIGSQSDVMEVQQVPGAARPLWYVCSGMGTQWAGMGRSLMQLPDFRDSILRSDAALKETGLVVSRLLMEAQEDTFEDTVHAFVGLAAVQIAQIDLLTKLGLQPDGIVGHSVGELACGYADRSLSHSEALLAAYWRGRCIKEASLPPGGMAAVGLTWEECIAQCPQGVVPACHNAEDTVTISGPQEAVSAFVSELKQQGVFAKEVRSAGVAFHSYYMASIAPALLAALKKVIKEPKKRSARWVSTSIPQSEWDSALALHSSAEYHVNNLVSPVLFQEGLSLVPENAVVLEIAPHALLQAILKRSLKPTCSVVPLMKRGHTNNLEFFLSNVGRIFMNGINVDANALCPAVTYPVPVGTPMISPLVQWDHAQTWDIPKAEHFLSGSGGSGSAAVYNIDVSPESADHYLIGHSIDGRVLYPATGYLVLAWRTLVRSLGVVMETTPVTFEDVTIHRATILSNASAVQLEVRLMPATSRFEVSENGSLTVSGKVSILEDSALDSFNGEISREAADRSDASMKLNAHEIYKELRLRGYDYGKTFQGILESNTAGDRGKLEWTGNWVTFLDTMLQMIVLGLPGGGLRLPTRIRSVCVHPAAHLEKVSEHAEGKQAVDVQVSRYLDNITAGGVQICGLHATVAPRRQQLQSPPTLEEFLFVPDVETDCLTANGKLAEQLRLCKVLIHTLQQKLAPHGVKLSIPGLQGGSDAPPPSGEPSEPSLLRLLTLLCGLEFNGNLHSELEQVVQKERLCLLKDDLLQGLLVDDALRHCLDITVENSTPGRIKVLEALSDDGQLFSRVVPLLNIQPMLRVDYTATAASLELLAPHQAPLEELGVAAAQWDPLTGPAAGDVAVGADLVLCNHAWGPVKTEPRLLVANLASGAKESGFVLLHTLLKGETVGEAVAFLSSTAQSSSQQGLLTQAEWEEVLSEASLNLVAVRKSFYGSALFLCRRQSVSKQPVFLPVDSKDYQWVETLKQEVMSESSDHPVWLTASQPECGIVGMVNCLRQEPGGNRIRCVFVSNLNESSAAPDLQQDHQSIQSVLQKDLVMNVFRDGRWGTFRHQLITHDVNEAPTEAAYVNVLTRGDLSSLRWIASPLRHFVSSSPAVQLCHVYYSSLNFRDIMLATGKLPPDAIPGDQALKQCMLGMEFSGRDPSGRRVMGLLPAKGLATVVDADRRFLWEVPHSWTLEQAASVPVVYATAYYSLVVRGRLRPGETVLIHSGSGGVGQAAIAIALSKKCRVFTTVGSMEKRTYLQKRFPQLSAEAFANSRDTSFERHILLHTQGKGVDVVLNSLAEEKLQASVRCLARHGRFLEIGKYDLSNNTPLGMALFLKNVAFHGILLDALFEEGNQEWEEVSQCLQQGIVGGVVQPLRTTVFDKDQVEQAFRYMAQGKHIGKVLVQVRCEEQGAAVQAASPLSLPAICRTFCHSSHSYIITGGLGGFGLELAQWLVERGAHKLVLTSRSGVRNGYQAKRVQDWQNQGVEVFVSTSDVGTLKGTEQLIAEACAMGAVGGVFHLAMVLKDGMLENLTPQLYLEVNKPKNDGTINLDRVTRKLCPELRHFVAFSSVSCGRGNAGQSNYGYANSAMERVCEKRHYDGLPGLAVQWGAIGDVGVVLETMGGNDVVIGGTLPQRMASCLEVLDFFLCQQHPVVSSFVLAERTVVKSEAGNRKDLVDAVAHILGVRDVSSLNADTSLADLGLDSLMGVEVRQTLERDYDIVMAMRDIRQLTINKLRELANSKPEGQSAKKDGVRSVLESDLTKLMVSPSSPTVMSLNKVKSQDGPLFLVHPIEGSIAAFKTLASKLSVPCYGLQCTKAAPLDSIESLAAYYVSCVRQVQPDGPYRVAGYSFGACVAFEMCSQLQTQNQPVEFLFLFDGSHSYVAAYTQSYRAKLTPGNESEAETEALCAFIQQFTGIEYNKLLETLLPLSDLNARVSVAVDLITSAHKDIDRDSLHFAASAFYYKLKAADAYVPTAKYHGSVKLLRAETSSEYEQNLGADYKLSEVCDGEVSVHVIEGDHRTFLEGAGAESIKNIIHNSLAERAVKPREG encoded by the exons GCTCCTGGGCTACAGCATGACGGGCTGCCAGCGCGGCATGTTGGCCAATAGACTGTCCTACTTCTTCGACTTCAGCG GCCCCAGCACTGCCATAGACACGGCGTGCTCCTCCAGCCTGCTGGCTCTAGAAAACGCCTTCCACGCCATCCGGCAGGGCCACTGTGACGCTGCTTTAGTTGGGGGAGTGAACCTGCTTCTCAAGCCGAACACTTCAGTGCAGTTCATGAAGCTGGGCATGCTCAGTCCAGAGGGGACCTGCAAGTCATTTGATGCTTCAG GAAATGGATACTGCCGCTCGGAGGCAGCGGTGGCAGTGCTGCTGACCAAACGACCGGCGGCTAGAAGAGTGTATGCCACAGTGATCAACGCAGGCAACAACACAGACGGATACAAAGAGCAAG GGGTGACGTTTCCGTCTGGTGAGATGCAGCAGAGGCTGGTTCGTTCACTCTACCAGGAGGCCAGCGTGTCTCCAGAGCAGGTGGAGTACATCGAAGCCCACGGCACCGGGACAAAG GTCGGCGACCCACAGGAAGTGAATGGCATCGTCAGCGTTTTCTGCGAGTCAAAGCGAGAGCCTCTGCTGATTGGCTCCACCAAGTCCAACATGGGTCATCCAGAGCCGGCCTCTGGGCTGGCTGCCCTGGCAAAG GTGCTGCTCTCTCTGGAGCGAGGAGTCTGGGCCCCCAACCTGCACTTCCTCCATCCTAACCCTGACATCCCCGCCCTCACCGACGGTCGGGTTCGCGTCGTCGATCGGCCCGTTCCCGTCCGAGGAGGCATCGTAGGGATCAACTCCTTTGGATTCGGAGGTTCCAACGTTCACGTCATCCTTCGTCCGGCTGAGAAAACGGCCGCCTCGGCTTCACCCGGGAAGCTTCCCAGAATGCTTCAGGCCTGCGGGCGCACAGAGACGGCGGTGAGCTCCGTCCTGCAGAAGGGGAAGGAACACGCTGCGGACGACGCCTTCCTGTCTCTGCTGAACGAAGTGTCAGGAGCGCCCGCCGCCAGCATGCCCTACAGAGGTTTCGCTCTGATTGGCTCTCAGAGCGACGTCATGGAAGTGCAGCAGGTGCCGGGCGCCGCCAGGCCTCTGTGGTACGTTTGTTCAG GTATGGGGACGCAGTGGGCCGGGATGGGCCGCAGTCTCATGCAGCTGCCAGACTTCAGAGACTCCATTCTGCGGTCCGATGCGGCGCTGAAGGAGACGGGGCTGGTGGTGTCTCGTCTGCTCATGGAGGCTCAGGAGGACACGTTCGAAGACACCGTTCACGCCTTCGTTGGCCTGGCTGCAGTACAG ATCGCTCAGATCGATCTGCTCACCAAGCTGGGTCTGCAGCCCGATGGCATCGTGGGGCACTCGGTGGGAGAGCTAGCCTGTGGCTATGCTGACCGCTCCCTGAGTCACAGCGAGGCCCTCCTGGCTGCGTACTGGAGAGGCCGCTGCATCAAGGAGGCCAGCCTTCCTCCAGGAGGCATGGCTGCAGTGG GGCTGACCTGGGAGGAGTGCATCGCTCAGTGTCCTCAGGGGGTGGTTCCAGCCTGCCACAACGCTGAGGACACGGTCACCATCTCCGGCCCTCAG GAAGCAGTCAGTGCCTTTGTGTCCGAGCTCAAACAACAAGGAGTGTTTGCAAAGGAAGTGCGCAGTGCCGGGGTGGCGTTTCACTCCTACTACATGGCCTCCATCGCTCCAGCCCTGCTCGCAGCTCTGAAGAAG GTGATCAAAGAGCCAAAGAAGCGTTCGGCGCGCTGGGTGAGCACCAGCATCCCTCAGTCTGAGTGGGACTCTGCTTTGGCTCTGCACAGCTCGGCTGAATACCACGTCAACAACCTCGTGAGCCCCGTGCTGTTCCAGGAGGGCCTGAGCCTGGTGCCCGAAAACGCTGTGGTGCTGGAAATAGCTCCGCATGCTCTGCTGCAG GCCATCCTGAAGCGCAGCCTGAAGCCCACGTGTTCAGTCGTCCCCCTGATGAAGAGAGGTCACACCAACAACCTCGAGTTTTTCCTCTCGAACGTCGGGAGGATCTTCATGAACGG CATCAACGTGGACGCCAACGCCCTGTGCCCCGCTGTGACCTACCCTGTGCCGGTTGGTACTCCAATGATCTCGCCCTTGGTGCAGTGGGACCACGCCCAGACGTGGGATATCCCTAAAGCGGAACACTTCCTGTCGGGCTCGGGAGGCTCTGGTTCTGCGGCGGTGTATAACATTG ACGTCAGCCCAGAGTCTGCAGACCACTATCTCATTGGACACAGCATCGATGGGCGTGTCCTCTACCCGGCAACTGGTTACCTGGTGCTGGCCTGGCGCACCTTGGTGAGGAGTCTAGGGGTTGTCATGGAAACGACGCCCGTAACCTTTGAGGATGTGACTATCCACAGGGCCACCATTCTGTCAAACGCCA GTGCGGTCCAGTTGGAGGTGCGTCTCATGCCCGCCACCAGCAGGTTCGAGGTTTCGGAGAACGGGAGCCTGACTGTCAGCG GTAAGGTGAGCATCCTGGAGGATTCGGCACTCGATTCATTCAACGGTGAGATCAGCCGGGAAGCTGCCGACAGGAGCGACGCCTCGATGAAGCTTAACGCACACGAGATCTACAAGGAGCTCAGACTGCGAGGCTACGACTATGGAAAAACCTTTCAGGGCATCTTGGAGTCAAACACAGCAG GAGACCGTGGGAAGCTGGAATGGACAGGAAACTGGGTGACGTTTCTGGACACCATGTTGCAGATGATCGTCTTGGGGCTGCCGGGCGGAGGTTTGCGTTTGCCGACCAGAATCCGCTCCGTGTGCGTCCATCCTGCTGCACACCTGGAAAAAGTCAGCGAGCACGCTGAAGGAAAGCAAG CGGTTGATGTCCAGGTAAGCCGTTACCTTGACAACATCACTGCTGGTGGAGTCCAGATCTGTGGCCTGCACGCCACAGTAGCCCCTCGCCGGCAGCAGCTGCAGAGCCCGCCCACACTGGAGGAGTTCCTGTTTGTTCCTGATGTGGAGACGGACTGCCTTACAGCCAATGGGAAGCTGGCAGAGCAGCTGAGGCTTTGCAAAG TTTTGATCCACACACTGCAGCAGAAGCTGGCCCCTCATGGTGTCAAGCTCTCCATCCCGGGGTTACAGGGGGGCTCTGATGCACCTCCTCCCAGCGGTGAGCCTTCTGAGCCCAGCCTGCTGCGGCTGCTAACCCTGCTCTGTGGCCTCGAGTTCAATGGGAACCTCCACTCTGAGCTGGAGCAGGTGGTGCAGAAGGAGCGGCTGTGCCTGCTTAAAGACGACCTGCTCCAGGGTCTGCTGGTCGACGACGCCCTGAGACATTGCCTCGACATCACGGTGGAAAACAGCACACCTGGCAGGATCAAAGTGTTGGAG GCTCTCTCAGACGACGGCCAGCTCTTCTCTCGCGTCGTGCCCCTGCTCAACATCCAGCCCATGCTCCGTGTGGACTACACTGCGACTGCGGCCAGTCTGGAGCTTCTGGCCCCCCACCAGGCTCCCCTGGAGGAGCTCGGTGTCGCTGCGGCTCAGTGGGATCCTCTGACCGGCCCAGCTGCTGGAGACGTTGCTGTGGGGGCGGACCTGGTGCTGTGTAACCATGCATGGGGTCCAGTGAAGACAGAGCCCAGGCTGCTGGTAGCAAATCTGGCATCTGGAGCCAAAGAAAGTGGGTTTGTTCTCCTCCACACGCTGCTGAAGGGGGAGACTGTGGGGGAGGCTGTGGCCTTCCTGTCCAGCACTGCTCAGAGCAGCAGCCAGCAGGGACTCCTCACACAG GCTGAGTGGGAGGAAGTGCTCTCAGAGGCTTCTCTTAACCTGGTGGCTGTCAGGAAGTCTTTCTACGGCTCCGCCCTCTTTCTGTGTCGCCGTCAGTCTGTGAGTAAACAGCCGGTTTTCCTGCCTGTGGACAGCAAAGACTATCAGTGGGTGGAAACGCTCAAG caggaagtgatgtcagagTCCTCAGACCATCCAGTGTGGCTGACTGCTTCTCAGCCAGAGTGTGGGATTGTGGGAATGGTCAACTGTTTACGGCAAGAGCCTGGTGGCAACCGGATACG ctgtgtgtttgtgtccaacCTAAACGAGTCTTCAGCAGCACCAGACCTCCAGCAGGATCACCAGTCCATCCAGTCAGTACTGCAGAAGGATCTGGTCATGAACGTGTTCAGGGACGGACGCTGGGGCACCTTCAGACACCAGCTCATCACTCATG ATGTAAATGAAGCGCCGACCGAAGCCGCTTACGTCAACGTGCTGACACGCGGCGACCTGTCGTCTCTGCGCTGGATCGCGTCCCCGCTTCGCCACTTTGTGAGCAGCAGCCCTGCTGTGCAGCTGTGCCACGTCTACTACAGCTCGCTCAACTTCAGAGACATCATGCTGGCTACTGGCAAGCTGCCGCCCGACGCCATCCCAG GGGACCAGGCTTTAAAGCAGTGCATGCTGGGTATGGAGTTTTCTGGTCGCGACCCCAGCGGGCGTCGTGTGATGGGGCTGTTGCCTGCCAAAGGCCTGGCAACGGTCGTGGACGCTGACAGAAGGTTCCTCTGGGAGGTTCCCCACAGCTG gacACTGGAGCAAGCAGCTTCTGTGCCAGTGGTTTATGCCACAGCGTATTACTCCCTGGTAGTGCGTGGCAGATTACGCCCTGGAGAGACCGTGCTCATCCACTCGGGGTCAGGAGGCGTGGGCCAGGCTGCCATCGCCATAGCGCTCAGTAAGAAGTGCAGAGTGTTCACTACAGTCG GCTCAATGGAGAAGCGGACGTACCTGCAGAAGAGATTCCCTCAGCTATCAGCAGAGGCTTTCGCCAACTCCAGAGATACTTCCTTTGAACGGCACATTCTGCTCCACACACAAGGCAAAG GCGTGGATGTGGTGCTGAATTCTCTGGCCGAGGAGAAGCTGCAGGCCAGTGTTCGCTGCCTCGCTCGACACGGACGATTCCTGGAGATCGGCAAATATGACCTTTCCAACAACACTCCTCTGG GCATGGCGTTATTCCTTAAGAATGTGGCTTTCCATGGTATCCTGCTGGATGCTCTCTTTGAAGAGGGCAACCAAGAGTGGGAGGAGGTGTCCCAGTGTTTGCAGCAGGGCATTGTGGGAGGAGTAGTTCAGCCTCTGAGAACCACAGTGTTCGATAAGGACCAAGTGGAACAAGCATTCAGATACATGGCTCAGGGCAAGCACATCGGCAAGGTCCTGGTTCAG gTCCGTTGTGAGGAGCAGGGAGCAGCTGTACAGGCTGCTTCCCCTCTGTCTCTGCCAGCTATCTGTCGCACCTTCTGCCACTCGTCCCACTCCTACATTATAACTGGGGGGCTCGGGGGGTTTGGTTTGGAGCTTGCTCAGTGGCTGGTGGAGAGGGGAGCCCACAAACTGGTGCTGACTTCTAGATCAGGCGTGAGAAACG GTTACCAGGCGAAGCGGGTGCAGGACTGGCAGAATCAGGGTGTGGAGGTGTTTGTGTCCACCAGTGATGTCGGCACACTGAAAGGAACAGAGCAACTGATTGCTGAGGCCTGTGCCATGGGTGCAGTGGGTGGTGTCTTTCACCTAGCCATG GTGTTGAAAGACGGTATGTTGGAGAATTTAACTCCTCAGCTTTATCTCGAAGTtaacaaacctaaaaatgaCGGCACCATCAACCTGGACAG AGTAACAAGGAAACTGTGTCCAGAGCTCAGACACTTTGTGGCCTTCTCTTCAGTCAGCTGTGGCCGTGGCAACGCTGGCCAAAGTAATTATGGCTACGCCAACTCTGCGATGGAGCGCGTGTGTGAGAAGCGCCACTATGATGGCCTGCCTGGACTTGCAGTCCAGTGGGGTGCCATTGGTGATGTTGGGGTGGTTCTAGAGACCATGGGTGGGAATGACGTTGTGATCGGTGGCACCCTCCCGCAGCGCATGGCCTCCTGTCTGGAAGTGCTGGACTTCTTCCTGTGCCAGCAGCACCCAGTGGTGTCCAGCTTTGTGCTGGCGGAGAGGACGGTCGTAAAGAGTGAAGCAGGAAACCGGAAAGACTTGGTGGACGCTGTAGCTCACATTCTAG GTGTGCGGGATGTCAGCAGTCTGAATGCTGACACCTCATTGGCTGATTTGGGTCTGGACTCTTTGATGGGCGTTGAGGTTCGCCAGACTCTGGAACGCGACTATGACATCGTCATGGCCATGAGGGATATCCGCCAGCTCACCATTAACAAGTTGCGAGAGCTGGCCAATAGCAAGCCAGAAGGACAAAGCG CTAAGAAGGACGGCGTTCGCTCTGTGTTGGAGTCTGATCTGACCAAGCTGATGGTCAGCCCCAGCAGCCCTACTGTGATGTCACTGAACAAGGTGAAGAGCCAGGACGGGCCGCTGTTCCTGGTACATCCCATCGAGGGCTCCATCGCAGCCTTTAAGACGCTTGCTTCTAAGCTCAGCGTGCCTTGCTACGGCTTGCAGTGCACCAAAG CTGCTCCTCTGGATAGCATTGAGTCCCTGGCTGCCTACTACGTGAGCTGCGTCAGGCAGGTGCAGCCGGACGGCCCGTACAGAGTCGCTGGATATTCTTTTGGTGCCTGTGTAGCATTTGAAATGTGCTCTCAGCTGCAGACCCAGAATCAGCCTGtggagttcctgtttctctttgatGGCTCACATTCATATGTGGCGGCGTACACACAG AGCTACAGAGCCAAGCTAACACCCGGCAACGAGTCTGAGGCTGAGACTGAAGCCTTGTGTGCCTTCATCCAGCAGTTCACTGGCATTGAATACAACAAG CTTTTGGAGACTCTGCTCCCGCTGTCAGACCTGAATGCACGCGTCAGTGTGGCCGTGGACCTAATCACCTCCGCTCACAAGGACATCGACCGAGACTCACTGCACTTTGCAGCCTCCGCCTTCTACTACAAGCTAAAGGCTGCTGATGCATATGTACCTACTGCAAAATACCACGGCAGCGTGAAGCTGCTGCGCGCTGAAACCAGCAGCGAATATGAGCAAAACCTGGGAGCTGACTATAAGCTCAGCGAG GTCTGTGATGGCGAGGTGTCGGTCCACGTCATCGAGGGAGATCACCGCACTTTCCTAGAAGGCGCGGGGGCGGAGTCTATCAAGAACATCATTCATAACTCGCTGGCTGAGCGAGCTGTCAAACCAAGGGAGGGTTAA